TGGACCAAGACCACCTTCTCAAGGCTTGCAATCTTCTGGAATATATCCCCATATGTAGCTCTGCTCCAGGTAGATAGTGCTTGTTTAAGCTTCTTTAACTTGTAGTTAAAAATGCGAAAAGGGTTAGCACTAAAATCAACATTCCAATTCTCCTTTACAACATCTTTGAATGTTTTATGCTTTGTCCAGAAGTTAAGAAATCTGAATGACTTCTTAATTGGAGGAGTTTCTTTATCACATTTCAACAGCATTGGGCAATGGTCAGACCCAATTTTGGATAGGTGAGTTATCTCTAATCCAGGAAAGGTCTGTTGTAATTCATTATTGCCAAGACATCTGTCCAATCTTTTAAAAATGTAGCCCTCCTCTGATCttccattccaccatgtaaatatgcTTCCTTTAAAACCCAAGTCTGTCAAGTTGCAGGTGTTGATGCAGTGCTTGAAGTCGTCTACTTCAATGAGAGAAACTGGcaatcccccaaatttctcttCCTCATCCCATATCACATTAAAGTCGCCTCCGACTAACCAAGGTACTGTCATATTTGATGCCATTGCATACAATGAATCCCACAGTTCTATTCTTTCGGTGCGTTCACATTTGGCATAGACTAGTGTAAGGATTAGCTCAACATGTGTTTCAGAGTGCGTTAATCTCAAAGTCAACTGTTGAGTCAAGTTATATAAAATAGTAACCTCAAAAATTTCATCAATAAATGCCCAAATCTTGTTTGACACATTCACCACAGCCTGTGCCCGACCAATTCTTGCTCTATACCTCTCCATTTTGTGAGACTGTTGCATGGGCTCAAGGATTCCTATGAACTCAAAATGATGTTTTCTGTGCATTGTAATCAGCCTTTCAAATGCTTGCATCGTGTTTACTGACTTGACATTCCATATAATGGCATCCATtaaatgttttgggatttggacagTGTTCTCCTTGTTTGTACTCCACTAACTGGGACAGTAGAAGTCTCTTTTGActgtttcttttttccttttgttgcAGATTTTACTAGTTCAATAAGCCTTGGCGACAGATCTCCCTGCTTGGCAACATTAAGGAAATTTTGTGCAGTGGATTCCTCATCCATGTCTCTACCTTTAAGTTCTGCGTGGTTAACTTGATCATGTGCTTCTACTGCTTCTTTTGATGTAACAATATCCTCTACCAGGTTGATGAGTTCCGCATCTTTTTCAGCATGTTCATTGGTCAACAACATTGTATTGTTCGATGGAAAGATACTTCCTGCTACATCCTGCATAGTGCTCAATGGAACAGTACTTCTTGCATAGACCTGCACTGTCATAGCTTTGTTCTTGTCTGCATTCttgtcttgtttcttgtctgcATTTTCAGCTTCTTTCAAGACATTACTAACAACATTATGTAAAGTCCCTCCTGGATCTACAATGTTAATGTTTCCCTCTTTTGCTGTTGCTGCATTTTTGCATTCACTGATGGTTTGAATATTGATTGTATTGGCATTACCATTAATACATTGATCCTCATCTTCCACTTTATTTCCTCCAACTTCTTCGTCACTATGCATTGTATCTGGAATCTGACCATCTGCTAAGTCTTCCTCTGTTTGGTTGAGCCATAATCTCCCTCCtgcccatttttctttttcagtggtcCTGAATTTCTCAAAATCTGTATCTTCAACAAAatcattttctttattgtttGCTAATTGTTGTTCAACTTTGGTGTCCTGTGAAGGAATGTCTTGACATGATGTATTGACATGAACTAGATTATTTTTGAATGTCATTTGTACCCAGTGGACAGTTGAATCATTGTGAAAATGTTGTTCATTCCCCAATTCATTTGGTACACAACCAGCTGTTGATTCCCTATTTGCTGCATGATTTCTTATTGTTGTATGATTGAAAGTAGGTGTTGCAGGGTTCAGTTTCTTGGGTTGTGTCTTGGATGATTGTCTCCTAGATGAACTAGGAGAAGTTGCCTTTTGTACCATTTGTCTAGTTGAAAAATCAAATTCCAGCTCCTCTGACTCATTCTCCACACCTGCTGtgtaattattttgctgaatatcATTGTTGCATGTTGTTTTTTGAAACGTAGTTTCCTCCACAACTGTCAGTTGGTTGCCTTCATTAATCTCACCATTTTCAATTTCTAGCACTGTAAATTTGTtgtttatttgtatttgttttgcTGAGTTATTATCCACAACAACAATTTCTTTCCCAGCTGCACCATTACCCTCAATTTGGTTACCTTTGTTCTGCCCTCTATTGTCCCTTACTTCCTTTCATTTAGGGCCTACATTACCAACCACCTTGCCACTACTGAGAATCATTATAGGAGCAGCTTGCTTCCCAGCTTCCTTATTTCCCTTACcaacaacttctttatttttctgttggTCGACAGTTCTGTTTTCCATTATCTCCGGATGAATTCTCCAGCATTCTATCATGTCATGCCCTTGCAGTTTACACTCTTTACCAAACTTAGGTAAGTAGTCGTATCTAATCGTCACCCATTCTGTTCTTGTCGATTTTGTAACCTCATTCTCAATATCCATACGAACGGTCTTCGGCATGTCTGTTAGTAAGTCAACTAACACTTTCACTCTTGCACAACTTGGCCTTGTTTTGTTGATAGTAGCCATATCGAGGTGTTGTGGTTCTCCTACAGCTGATGCTAAGGAAAAAAGGCATTCTTTTACGAAATAAGTTGGCAAAAGATTTGGAAAAGAAATCCATGCCATCACCTTCGATGTTTCCTCTCCAGGTTTAAATTTTGAATCATATATCAATGTTCTTAGTTGGTATTCTTGTCCAAAATTATCCTTGATATAGTATACACTTTTTGACGCAAACTCGATGTAGTCCTGCCATAAAGTTAGTCGTATCAAGATGTGTCTATCCTGCAGATAACCAATGGTGCATTCTCCTCTAATTCCACACTGCATTGGTATGATTTTACGTAGTTCTTGCATATCTGGCCAGCCATATGAGAACTTACACACGATGGCATATTTCAAACCTTCAATTATGTTCATGCGTTGAACTTCTGCCTCTGTAAACTTCACCATAGGTTGTCCTTGCAAGAACGTAGCACGTCTAGGCATTATTGGCTTAACCCTCGACGCAGCAGTTGATATCTTTTGCGTAGCCGCATTGATCGCATCTGGTTTTAACACAACAGCAAAATTCATAGATGCTATGTTGTTAGGGAGTGCTTGGGATGGCTGACCAACCATTATATGAGGCTGGTCGCCAGGCTTGGAAGCCATGAGCGACTTCAAACTTTCCATATTGGAGGAGCTATAGTTATTCAGTTCTTCAGCAAAGATTCACTTACATCGATCAATTGTAGTAATTCTTTAGCACTATAATTACTTGACAAATAATGTCTGCTACAAAAGCTAATCTCTCTAACTAGAAACTGCGACCAACTATGTTAATTATCAGAACTAAACAACCTTTTGTAAAGGAGATGAAGCTACAGTAACGAAATATGTTGCAATAGGTTATAGATTTTAACAGCAAATATATGGATTTAACCTATGCATCCAAAAACAAACCATTCACTTCAAGTCACCAACATCAAAAACATAGCAGATGCACTAGAGACTGTCTGCTACAGTTGTTCGAGAGCTAAAAGCAAGATCTAAAGCTTGTAGATAAAGATTGAAGGGTAAAATTAACAGGATGTTGTTTGGTATGAGAAGGGTGTTTTTTGGGACCAATATTGAGATATTACCTTATCGGATTGCCGGAAATTATGGCCGATGAATGGTGACAGAATCACTATtcgataggtaagattttgatatagggattggaatggaatttcagaGGTTGTAGTatttccgttatgtcatttgagatgtgcgtgcaaaatattaagtcattcagacgtggtttggttgggtttttgatcaaaaacggaATTCAAAAGATTtcagaaagtttggcttgaatccgatgtgttgtggttgatttgatgttatttgaggtgttttgaagattggaacaagtttggataaggtattgggatatgtttgtgcttttggttgaggtcccgggggcctcggggtgatttcgggtggttgacggaagaatttggaatttgagttgcagctgaagcttttggttctgtcataaccgcacctacggttgGGAGGTCGaaggtgcgatgatcgcagatGCATAAAGCAGCCGCAGATGTGGCCAATGTGAAGTCCTTCAGGAACCTCAGAAGCGGTGTCGTGGGCGCACCTGCGATAGCGTAGGTGCGAGTgtttaaccgcagatgcggagatttgtcatttttaatgaagaccacagatgcggtggaaaagtcgcagaagcgggaccgcagaaacgggaccgcagaagcggtaatggGATCGCATGGCGGAAATACCTGGGTCGGAAAGTATACAATGTTCCTtcgtgaaattttgctaagttctccattttttaAGACTGGAAGCGAGCTAGAGCAGTGAATTCAAGGGAAAATCGAAGagaatcagttgggtaagttccctaagcctCATTACTCATGTTTATGATCattttttcattgtttaatcatggtattagtggaaattaaggaagaaaattgagggattagggcttggGATTAAGAGACcattgagtggggatttgaggggccatttgaggtacgattttgatgttcttgataagtatgaactcgtgagaggatgaggatttcattgatgagatgtggacctggggccgggtttgagcaattttgggattttgatgtaaattggatattttcgagtgggcttcgttcccttagcacaTTTTAATGATTTTGTGCTGATTGTaactagatttggagcattcggagggtCGATTTGTGTGAgaaaaggcattgcgggctagaaATTGGACCGaatcaaggtgagtaatgatattaaatgatgttttgatggtttgaaacctcggattgcatatcgtagtgctatattaaggtgagacacacgcttgatgatgagcatggggtcgtgctctattggggattgtgacttagtccatcccgattgatgattttaccgcgtatttgactgaaatctatttgctattatcattatttgggctgaataccatattttggctgaatgccaactatttgaacccttctgagatttttgttgatatttcctcactgttttgactttatacttgaacttggtcatgttattttccactcttttcaaaactcagccatgtttactctgcattaccacttgaaatgatatttcaaataatatttttgggctgagcatcatattttactgttgcccgagaggcttatgtgatttttgactgagtaaggacgagggcctgtgttgtgaggatatcttttgggtcgggttgcacaatgcagcggtgatacactgattttgattatgaggccgagagcctgagatatgtacgccacgaggtggcttgttgatatgaggttgAGAGCCTaaagatgatgccacgaggtggcttgatattgcacttgggccgtaaggggcccctccaggagtctgcacacccccagtgagcgcgggtactcattatgatgtgagatatagcttgagaggctggtattgttctatgtgattgcccgatgggctggtattgttctgagatattgcccgaggggtggatttgttgacattgtccccgaggggcgaaccttatgtgattatctttcttatttgcctgtcatttacttgtttaattgtgtatttgtgcccgaggggcggattttccatgcttatctgcactaattgttttgcattcatttgcgtaactgttgaaaaagtcattttcaaagaagtttaaactgagctaagatgttttaagaaatttcacagcttcattgctttcttgCTGATTTTGTACTACTTTAATACAACATGTTGATGCACTTTTCGTGATTTATTACCATTCATattttagttatgattattactcactgagttggagtactcactttactccctgcaccttgtgtgcagactCAGGTattttctgaacccggtagcgggtattagCTTATCGGAgtcagagtcatcagagttttagcaaggtagttgttagCATTCGCAGattgcttttctctctcttcattccACTAGTCTGTATTTTGTACATTTTAGATTTTTTAGTTGTATttagaccctagtagatgctcgtgacttgtaacaccccgatatcgggctatgTTTGGGCTGTATTCCGCACATTATACTATCTTTTGCTTAGTCTTTGGCTTATTTactcatgtttagactatttatTAATCTTTAATTATTTAAGAATTGAATTGGGACTAgttggatggccttgtcttcacgagaggcgtcatcacgatcgggtccgagttttgggtcgtgacatcaacaCATGGGAATATATGACTAAAACGTTTCTTGACAAGTACTTCAAATTGCTAAAACAGTGAAATTTAGAAAGGAAATTCACAACTTCTGCCAGACAGACACTGAAACAGTTTTCGAGGCTTGGGAAAGATTCAAGGATATAGCGAGGACGTGTCAGCATAATGGAATTGAAttatggatgcaactccaggacttttgggatggactaACACCTCCCTCGCGACGAACTCTGATCACTGCAGTTAGAAGGTCCTTTAATGAGGAAGACTACTGAGAAGATTGTGGCAATTCTTGATAAGCTTTGTGAAGATGTTAACCAGTGGCCTGCTGAGagtaatgattgaagaaaatcaGCTGGGGTTCATCAAGTAGATTCCAACATATCAGTGCAAGCCCAGCTAGATGTCATGGCCAAAGAGATAAAAAAGTTGACCTTAGCCAAGGTCCAGAGCCAACCATAATTTGTTTGTGATTTCTGTGGAATGAGTCATCCAACGCATGAGTGTCAGGCCTCAGCTGCAGATGAAGTGGTAAATGTTGTGTGAAGATTTGACAGAAGCAACTACCAAAGTGGTAAGAATTTTAAATCCATGGGATAGAGGTACCCAGGCTTTTCTTGGATTTAACCAAGTGGCATCTTGAACTCGTGGCAGTAGAATAATCTGAGACCCCAGGGAAAGGAGCTCCAGGATTTCAGAATTAGTAGAGGCAGCAATCCCCGCCTCCATATTTTAATCAGTCTAGCATGGAAGATCTAATGAAAGCCTTCATTATTAAAATAGATGATTGATGTGAAACTCATAGTGTAGACATTTAAAACTTAGAGAGGCAGGTGGGGCAGATTGCTAGTCTGTTATCTGAGAGGTCTCCAAGAACCCTCCCTGCGGATATAGAAAGGAATTCAAGGGAAATAATAAATGCAATATCGTTGAGGAATGTCAAAGTACTGCAAGATCCGTTGGTAGCAGAAAAGAATGATTTGATAGGAAATCAAGTTCATAATGAAGTGAGGGCAGAGCAAGAGGCGGATCTGAAGGAGAAGAACAAATCTGACATTCCAGTAAGGAAGAAGAAAGACAAACAAAGAAGTAATGGACAAACAATTTGGGTGCTTTCTAGAAGTGCTCAAGCAGGTGCATGTGAATATACCTTTCATAGAGGTGCTTTCACAGATACCAGCTTATGCTAAATTTTTGAAGGAGATATGTCCAAAAAGCGAAAAGTAGAAGAGACATCGGTtttcaagctcacagagcattgtagTGCCAATCTGCAAAATAAGCTCCCTAAAAaatgtggagatccagggagttttactataccttgctcttcgGGAAGTACTAAAAAAGCTTTGTGTAATTCAGGTGCTTCCATTAATCTTatgcctttgtctattttcaGGAAATTGAAAGGAGAGAGATCAGAGAAATCAGGTCGATACCTGTGTCCTTGCAGTTGGCGGATCAGACCACAATTATACCTGaaggaatattggaagatatgctagtTCAGGTGGACAAATTTGGGTTCCCTGTGGACTTTATTGTGGTGAAAAAGGAGGAGAATAGGGAGGCCGCTGATTCTAGGGAGACCCTTTTTGGCTACTAGTAGAGAAATTCTGGATATTCAAGAAAGGCAGCTCATGCTCATAGGGGGAAGAAAGGTTGACTTTAAGATGGAAGGAGAAGGGGGGCCTAAAGGTGCAACTTGGAGAGAGTCAAataaataagtgtggggtgtattCCAAGAAGGCCGAGAAGAAGCTCTCATCATGGATGTGTGCACTGGGTCGGGCATGAAAAGGAGATCTCGACTTTgattcagaccccgactagatgaatcagggaagtttcctttaccttttgctttttatatgtgtgtcatggggacatgccccAATTTAAAGTATGAGGTGGGGATgtaaatatatatgtgtgtgtttgtttccGTTTTCTTTTGATGTTTCCATTTCTTTTGATTGAAAAAAATTGACTTTTCTTGACGATGAATTTCCTCGAACCTTTTCGTGAGGGATCAAAGtcaatgaaaaaatatttttttttaggtagtgtaacaattttctcttggtttttctttgtgccgccattcttttccaagggttttgcttgaaccgggtgcagttatttttttattaagaaTAGTGAAGTCTTGTGCTATGTATTAAATGGAGATGACGCTTCTTGACGTTGTTGTGCCTTGAGAGTAGTGAGTGTCTTAGTTGTGACGCCTAGACTCAGTTCTTGACTCATagataagtgccttaaattggtTGATTGTGACTTTGCTTAACTTCTTTGGCTCGAGAGTTGAGACAGATCTGGGCCGAAGTGAATAATGTGCCAAGTGTGTGCGAGGTTGTTAGTGATACTTTGTGTATgtcagttgatgtctagaacttgtcccgtgtgtttgcaaagcgaaatagaagtcttgttcagtctaggaagtgatataggcatttctttattAAGCCAATTATATacttttacccgcctaattgttggATATCTTAGTTAGCCCCATTGAGCCTGTATtcatatttctttggcaaccacactacaagtTTGATCCTTTTGGTTGAATTGTCTATctgtttgaaccttttacctctcatgagcacttgaatttgtatAAGCTTGTAAAAGCTAAGTGGAGGAATGGTtaggtttttgagtggaactattgaaaaaaaaaggataaaggTGCACTAGTTGAAAATTTGTGAGAGCCACATGTAAgggattgaaaaaaaaagaagagaaaaatcattcagaattttgaaaaaaaaaagaaagaaagaaagaaaaagagtttgTGTACGTAGTAGAAAAAAATGATTCCTAGCTAGTGGTAGTTCTCATCTTGTCTGTGCTTATAAAAATTGGGAGCTTGAGGTTATTATATGGTGAAGGTTGggatttggttcaaaataagtgtgaGGTTTAAATTATGAAATTGTATGTAGTAAAGTGCTCAAAGAGGTGTAGTCACAAATCTATATGTATCATACCTGTTCCGcatcctacattacaaccaaaataaaaaatcctacttgatctttgactgaatgagcttaattagtagagtattatactacgggcaagcttatatTCTCTGTGGCGCATGAATTTGATTTTTGatagtgagtgaattctttctattttgagttcctatttgttgttgaattttatTATGTGTGGAGCTACTCTCTATCTTAGGTGTGAGGACACATGATTTGCGAATGAAAGGTAATATTTTGGCCTCTgagttagagtaagtgagtaggTTTTTGAAATACGTAGTGTGTGTGAGTCTagtcttgaggctaggatgttatgaTAGGGTGCTTAGTCtactttaaatattcttggcatgatgcgTTAGCAAAGTTGTCTGATGAGAAGGTCATTTCTATGTGAAATGTAGTTTTATAgcttgaggacgagcaatggtttaagtgtgggatgTTGGTGGTAGGCTAGGAACACGTGTTTTAGCTGCATTCtgcactctaattactgcacTTTGAGTGTGTTTGAACTTAAATGATAGTGATTTGCACTGATTACATGTTTCATGCTTTATAGGAGATGATTCGAGTTAAAAAGATGTTCTGGAGCTAAATCGAttaattggagctttgaagtctgagtaaaagccaaTGAATTAAACTGGGATCACATCGGGGGCTCGTGGACAGGCGTTGCATACTAAAGTTGGAAGAAAGCGCAAGGGTTATGACATTTGCACTAATGCTTCCCACCATGCGTAGCACAATGCAAATGTGCGTCAGAAATTTGAGAAGTTCATAGACTTGTAGTTTTTGGGTCTAACAGAAAAATACACTAATGCTATGCATAGTGTGTAGCATCATTACAAAATTTTGTTAGACAAGCTAAGTTCAGAGAGTTTACAATCGATCAAAATGCATTAATGCGACGCACCCTGCGTAGCACTGTGCAACACGTGAAGTGTAAAAGGTTTGTAGGTTTTCCCATTTCGGCTCAAAGAGGGTAGTTTCGTCCGGGTTCgttcctacttggtataaatacactgaaaatatatttttgaagggacttttgaccttggaagcttGGGGAGAGaattggaggctacaagacatgGGATTTCATCATCTTTATCAATTCAATATCGGAGTTTGGATTGTAAAGTTCGATTGATGctttcttattctttaatttgttttgtgatgacttcctccataattatggagtagtttaccttagggtttgacTTGGTTATGGTTAATGGATTTGATTAATTCTTAATTGGTTGAATTTATTGGAATAACTTTAATTCTAGTTGTGATTTTATTCATTATCTTATTTAATCGGAAGAGAAGGAGCATAATATTGAATATTGTTGCAACTcataccttgatttattttggtacttctttaaagtaatcgaaagagctttgTGATCTACCTCTTAAATTAAGATTTTTGAGAAATATTCAAGAGAAGTTTCTCTCAGATCATTCTTACCAGTAGATTCTTGCAAGTTTCATCGCACTTTACAttagtttatttgaaagaattaaatTTAATCGAGAGATGACTCTGAATTGTAAACATAAGCTAATCACctattgaattcgtgagaatcgatAGAACTCCAAGAGTAAAATATAACAATATCATATCCAGAATCAAAATCTTGCACCTATCACGTCAAAACCTTTGTtcctcacattgataagaaaccGACTTTGCTAATATCTGGTTTGTTGAAGTCAATTGTCAATTGCCTTAGTTTAGTAGTTAATCATAGTTTATAACTATTACAAATTAAGTTTTATCATCTTGAATAACGTTAATCTAGAAATTACTTGAGTATTGTTTAAGTTCAATCCCTATAAAGACGATCGTTAAACTATACTAcctttggctagcgagcatcgatttcgtgttgtgttttgcgcaCGTCAAGATATGAATATGCAAAGGCTTATCATTATCCATCCGTGTCAGGAGAATTATTGCGTAATCTCACCTTTGTCGGGCGACCTCcatacatttatttatttaaatgtcATCTATTGTTGTTTAATGTTATCTTCCATATTCTTGAATCAATTATTATACAATTATTGTTATCATTCATTCCCCACTCAATAGCACACCTGAGATCTTACTATAAAAATAGTTGGCCtatcttttggatattaatattggcTAAGATTAACCCTACTTTATTATAAAGTTTGGTTGTATAAACCTAAATCCAAATTTCGGGTTATACAGTTTGACGCCATCTGTGGGGATCTTCTCAGCCAATCATTTAGTTTTCATTAGATACATAACTCATGTGACTTGTTAATCAAATAAAACACAAAGTTTATCTTTTTTCTCTATGTGTACAAATATCTCCATGCCAGGTAGCTAAGGAAACGGAATGAAGGAAACAAATAATATTCCCCTCAACCTCATGAGTGCCATTAATGAAAGCTATGACACCCAGGATGAGGAGGTGACACCCACGGCCTCTCCCAGACGAGAGAGGTTGCATGCACCTTTCTGCAGCACAACAAAACCAAACAGGAAAAGGGCCTCAACGTCCATGAGAGAGTGGGTGCAACCCGCTATGAAAAACCTCCTCGAAGCATGTCTAACTTATACTCTAGTCAGCGTGTTCAGTAAATAAGCCCCATGCAAGACTAGAAAAACCACGAGAGTCCGTGTAGCACAACGCAAGAATGAACGATACGATCAACCAAACCCTCTGACTTCAGGTAAAACTCACACTATTACTGACAATGCAGGTGGTAGTATCCTTGCCTCCGTGttgaaaagaatggaagaaatggaaaatgagaacagGGTGCTCCGGGACCAAATATAAGATCATCTGGAATGGGTAGACAAAATACCAGGTGCTCCCAAATTATTACCAACACGAGACGCCGATAGGTTTGTGAAATAGTCATATATGGAAGAAGCGGCTCCACACACCATACTAAAGACCTTCAAGATTCCCCCATATCTCAGAATTTATGATGGGATGACCGATCCTGAAGATTAGGTAGCCCACTACGTCACCGTCGTGAAGGGAAACGACCTCGCCAAAGAGCAGGTGCCCTCCATCTTGCTGAAAAAGTTGGTGAGACTCTCACTAAAGAGGCATTGACGTGGCTCTCACAACTGCCAGCTTATTCCATAGAAACACTCGAAGAAATGGCAGATAAGCTCGTAATGGCACATGCTGAGGCCAAGAAGGATGAAACTAGGGTGAACGATATCTTCGCCATCAAACAATCTCTAGGAGAGGGATTGCGGGACTTCTCGCCCGATTCAATAGGGTGAGGATGACCTTACCAAATATCTCCGAAGGGATGGCCGTGGCAACTTTTTAGAATGGGTTGAGCAGAGAGGGTTCGAGAGCGACCAGAAAGCTATTGAGTCGATTAATGAAGTACTCACCGGGCACTTAGGAT
Above is a window of Nicotiana tabacum cultivar K326 chromosome 8, ASM71507v2, whole genome shotgun sequence DNA encoding:
- the LOC142163428 gene encoding uncharacterized protein LOC142163428; this encodes MDAIIWNVKSVNTMQAFERLITMHRKHHFEFIGILEPMQQSHKMERYRARIGRAQAVVNVSNKIWAFIDEIFEVTILYNLTQQLTLRLTHSETHVELILTLVYAKCERTERIELWDSLYAMASNMTVPWLVGGDFNVIWDEEEKFGGLPVSLIEVDDFKHCINTCNLTDLGFKGSIFTWWNGRSEEGYIFKRLDRCLGNNELQQTFPGLEITHLSKIGSDHCPMLLKCDKETPPIKKSFRFLNFWTKHKTFKDVVKENWNVDFSANPFRIFNYKLKKLKQALSTWSRATYGDIFQKIASLEKVVLVHERQFEVNPTQMNRQRLQQVQAEMIKYLALEEEFWRQKAGMLWFKDGDKNTTFFHAQVNGRRKRLKLSRI